A single Eulemur rufifrons isolate Redbay chromosome 9, OSU_ERuf_1, whole genome shotgun sequence DNA region contains:
- the HES7 gene encoding transcription factor HES-7 isoform X1, giving the protein MVTRDRTENRDGPKMLKPLVEKRRRDRINRSLEELRLLLLERTRDQNLRNPKLEKAEILEFAVGYLRERSRVESPGVPRSPAQDAEALASCYLSGFRECLLRLAAFVHDASPAARAQLFSALHGYLRPKPLRPEPGDPRPPVPRPPLDPAAPALCPALHQRPPVHQGPPSPRCAWSPSLCSPRAGDSGAPAPLTGLLPPPPPPHRQDGAPKAPPPPPPAFWRPWP; this is encoded by the exons ATGGTCACCCGGGATCGAACTGAGAATAGGGACGGCCCCAag ATGCTGAAGCCGCTGGTGGAGAAGCGGCGCCGGGACCGCATCAACCGCAGCCTGGAAGAgctgaggctgctgctgctggagcgGACCCGGGACCAG AACCTCCGGAACCCGAAGCTGGAGAAAGCAGAGATACTGGAGTTCGCCGTGGGCTACTTGAGGGAGCGAAGCCGGGTGGAGTCCCCGG GGGTTCCCCGGTCCCCAGCCCAGGACGCCGAGGCGCTCGCCAGCTGCTACCTGTCCGGCTTCCGCGAGTGCCTGCTCCGCTTGGCGGCCTTTGTGCACGACGCCAGCCCGGCCGCCCGCGCCCAGCTCTTCTCCGCGCTGCACGGCTACCTGCGCCCCAAACCGCTCCGGCCGGAGCCGGGAGATCCGAGGCCTCCAGTGCCGCGCCCACCGCTGGACCCCGCCGCACCCGCCCTTTGCCCCGCGCTGCACCAGCGCCCCCCAGTGCATCAGGGCCCCCCTAGCCCGCGCTGCGCGTGGTCCCCATCCCTCTGCTCCCCTCGCGCCGGGGATTCCGGCGCGCCGGCGCCCCTCACCGGACTGCTGCCGCCACCACCGCCGCCTCACAGACAAGATGGGGCGCCCAaggccccgccgcccccgccgcccgctTTCTGGAGACCTTGGCCCTGA
- the HES7 gene encoding transcription factor HES-7 isoform X2, with product MVTRDRTENRDGPKMLKPLVEKRRRDRINRSLEELRLLLLERTRDQNLRNPKLEKAEILEFAVGYLRERSRVESPAAAAPGVPRSPAQDAEALASCYLSGFRECLLRLAAFVHDASPAARAQLFSALHGYLRPKPLRPEPGDPRPPVPRPPLDPAAPALCPALHQRPPVHQGPPSPRCAWSPSLCSPRAGDSGAPAPLTGLLPPPPPPHRQDGAPKAPPPPPPAFWRPWP from the exons ATGGTCACCCGGGATCGAACTGAGAATAGGGACGGCCCCAag ATGCTGAAGCCGCTGGTGGAGAAGCGGCGCCGGGACCGCATCAACCGCAGCCTGGAAGAgctgaggctgctgctgctggagcgGACCCGGGACCAG AACCTCCGGAACCCGAAGCTGGAGAAAGCAGAGATACTGGAGTTCGCCGTGGGCTACTTGAGGGAGCGAAGCCGGGTGGAGTC CCCTGCCGCCGCGGCTCCAGGGGTTCCCCGGTCCCCAGCCCAGGACGCCGAGGCGCTCGCCAGCTGCTACCTGTCCGGCTTCCGCGAGTGCCTGCTCCGCTTGGCGGCCTTTGTGCACGACGCCAGCCCGGCCGCCCGCGCCCAGCTCTTCTCCGCGCTGCACGGCTACCTGCGCCCCAAACCGCTCCGGCCGGAGCCGGGAGATCCGAGGCCTCCAGTGCCGCGCCCACCGCTGGACCCCGCCGCACCCGCCCTTTGCCCCGCGCTGCACCAGCGCCCCCCAGTGCATCAGGGCCCCCCTAGCCCGCGCTGCGCGTGGTCCCCATCCCTCTGCTCCCCTCGCGCCGGGGATTCCGGCGCGCCGGCGCCCCTCACCGGACTGCTGCCGCCACCACCGCCGCCTCACAGACAAGATGGGGCGCCCAaggccccgccgcccccgccgcccgctTTCTGGAGACCTTGGCCCTGA
- the PER1 gene encoding period circadian protein homolog 1 isoform X1, which produces MSSPLEGADGGGDPRPGESFCPGGVPSPGPPQHWPCPGPSPADDTDANSNGSSGNESNGHESRGASQRSSHSSSSGNGKDSALLETTESSKSTNSQSPSPPSSSIAYSLLSASSEQDNPSTSGCSSEQSARARTQKELMTALRELKLRLPPERRGKGRSGTLATLQYALACVKQVQANQEYYQQWSLEEGEPCAMDMSTYTLEELEHITSEYTLRNQDTFSVAVSFLTGRIVYISEQAGVLLRCKRDVFRGARFSELLAPQDVGVFYGSTAPSRLPTWGTGALAGSGLKDFTQEKSVFCRIRGGPDRDPGPRYQPFRLTPYVTKIRVSDGDPAQPCCLLIAERIHSGYEAPRIPPDKRIFTTRHTPSCLFQDVDERAAPLLGYLPQDLLGAPVLLFLHPEDRPLMLAIHKKILQLAGQPFDHSPIRFCARNGEYVTMDTSWAGFVHPWSRKVAFVLGRHKVRTAPLNEDVFTPPAPSPALSLDTDIQELSEQIHRLLLQPVHSPSPTGLCGVGPVTSPGPLHSPGSSSDSNEGDAEGPGPPAPVTFQQICKDVHLVKHQGQQLFIESRARPPSRPRLPATGMFKTKALPCQSPDPEPEISPAPIQAPLALVPEEAERKETSSCSYQQINCLDSILRYLESCNIPSTTKRKCASSSSYTASSASDDDKQRTGPVPVGTKKDPSSEVLSGEGATPQKEPVVGGTLSPLALANKAESVVSVTSQCSFSSTIVHVGDKKPPESDIIMMEDLPGLAPGPAPSPAPSPTVAPDPAPDAYRPVGLTKAVLSLHTQKEEQAFLSRFRDLGRLRGLDSSSTAPSAPGERGCHHGPAPPGRRHHCRSKAKRSRHHQTPRAEAPCYVSHPSPVPPSAAWPPPPATTPFPAVVQPYPFPVFSPRGSPQPLPPAPTSVPPATFPAPLVTPMVALVLPNYLFPAPSSYPYGAPQTPTEGPLTPASHSPSPSLPPLPPSPPHRPDSPLFNSRCSSPLQLNLLQLEEPPRAEGGTVAGGPGSSAGPPPPNEEAAEPEARLVEVTESSNQDALSGSSDLLELLLQEDSRSGTGSAASGSLGSGLGSGSGSGSHEGGSTSASITRSSQSSHTSKYFGSVDSSEGEAGAAQARAEPGDQVIKYVLQDPIWLLMANADQHVMMTYQVPSRDVTSVLKQDRERLRAMQKQQPRFSEDQRRELGAVHSWVRKGQLPRALDVMACVDCGSSVQDPGHPDDPLFSELDGLGLEPMEEGGGEGGGGGGGGGGGGGDGGEGEGLKEAQAQAGAKVSSSQDLAMEEEEQGGSSSSPALPTTENGTS; this is translated from the exons ATGAGCAGTCCCCTAGAAGGGGCTGATGGGGGAGGGGACCCCAGGCCCGGGGAATCCTTTTGTCCAGGAGGGGTCCCATCCCCAGGGCCCCCACAGCACTGGCCTTGCCCGGGCCCCAGCCCGGCGGATGACACTGATGCCAACAGCAATGGCTCAAGCGGCAACGAGTCCAACGGGCACGAGTCCAGGGGTGCATCTCAGCGAAGCTCACATAGTTCCTCCTCTGGCAATGGCAAGGACTCAGCCCTTCTGGAGACCACCGAGAGCAGCAAGAG CACAAACTCTCAGAGCCCATCCCCACCCAGCAGTTCCATTGCCTACAGCCTCCTAAGTGCCAGCTCGGAGCAGGACAACCCATCCACCAGTGGCTGCAG CAGTGAGCAGTCAGCCCGGGCAAGGACCCAGAAGGAACTCATGACAGCACTTCGGGAGCTCAAGCTTCGACTGCCGCCAGAGCGCCGGGGCAAGGGCCGCTCTGGGACCCTGGCCACGCTACAGTATGCACTGGCCTGTGTCAAGCAGGTGCAAG ccAACCAGGAATACTACCAGCAGTGGAGCCTGGAGGAGGGTGAGCCTTGTGCCATGGACATGTCCACCTACACGCTGGAGGAGCTGGAGCACATAACATCTGAGTACACGCTTCGCAACCAG GATACCTTCTCGGTGGCTGTCTCCTTCCTGACAGGCCGAATTGTCTACATTTCGGAGCAAGCAGGTGTCCTACTGCGTTGCAAGCGGGATGTGTTCCGGGGTGCCCGCTTCTCAGAGCTCCTGGCTCCCCAGGATGTGGGTGTCTTTTATGGTTCCACGGCCCCATCTCGCCTGCCCACCTGGGGCACTGGGGCCTTGGCAG GTTCAGGCCTCAAGGACTTCACCCAGGAGAAGTCTGTCTTCTGCCGTATCAG AGGAGGTCCTGACCGCGATCCAGGGCCTCGGTACCAGCCATTCCGCCTAACCCCATATGTGACCAAGATCCGCGTCTCAGATGGGGACCCCGCTCAGCCATGCTGCCTGCTCATCGCAGAGCGCATCCACTCCGGTTACGAAG CTCCCCGGATCCCCCCCGACAAGAGGATCTTCACTACACGGCACACACCTAGCTGCCTCTTCCAGGATGTGGACGAAAG GGCTGCCCCGCTCCTGGGCTATCTGCCCCAGGACCTCCTGGGGGCCCCAGTGCTCCTGTTCCTCCATCCCGAGGACCGACCCCTCATGTTGGCCATCCACAAGAAGA TCCTGCAGCTGGCAGGCCAGCCCTTTGACCACTCCCCTATCCGCTTCTGCGCCCGTAACGGGGAGTATGTGACTATGGACACCAGCTGGGCTGGCTTTGTACACCCCTGGAGCCGCAAGGTGGCCTTCGTGTTGGGTCGACACAAAGTACGCAC GGCACCCCTGAATGAGGATGTGTTcacgcccccagcccccagcccagctctgtccctggaCACTGATATCCAGGAGCTGTCAGAGCAGATCCACCGGCTGCTGTTGCAG CCTGTGCATAGCCCCAGCCCCACAGGGCTCTGTGGAGTTGGCCCTGTGACGTCCCCAGGTCCTCTGCACAGCCCTGGCTCCTCCAGTGATAGCAATGAGGGCGATGCTGAGGGACCTGGGCCTCCCGCCCCG GTGACTTTCCAGCAGATCTGTAAGGATGTGCATCTGGTCAAGCACCAGGGGCAGCAGCTTTTTATTGAGTCTCGGGCCCGGCCCCCatcccggccccgcctccccg CAACAGGCATGTTCAAGACCAAGGCTCTTCCCTGCCAGTCCCCAGACCCAGAACCGGAGATTTCTCCTGCTCCAATCCAGGCCCCACTAGCCTTAGTCCCTGAGGAGGCCGAGAGGAAAGAAACCTCTAGCTGCTCCTACCAGCAGATCAACTGCCTGGACAGCATCCTCAG GTACCTGGAGAGCTGCAACATCCCCAGCACGACCAAACGTAAatgtgcctcctcctcctcctacacGGCGTCCTCTGCCTCTGACGATGACAAGCAGAGGACAGGTCCAGTCCCTGTGGGGACCAAGAAAG ATCCTTCGTCGGAAGTGCTGTCTGGGGAGGGGGCCACTCCTCAGAAGGAGCCGGTGGTGGGAGGCACCCTGAGCCCGCTCGCCCTGGCCAATAAGGCGGAGAGCGTGGTGTCCGTCACCAGTCAGTGTAGCTTCAGCTCCACCATCGTCCATGTGGGAGACAAGAAGCCCCCGGAGTCGG ACATCATCATGATGGAGGACCTGCCTGGCCTAGCCCCAGGCCCGGCCCCTagcccggcccccagccccacagTAGCCCCTGACCCAGCCCCAGATGCCTACCGTCCAGTGGGCCTGACCAAGGCCGTGCTGTCCCTGCACACACAGAAGGAAGAGCAAGCCTTCCTCAGCCGCTTCCGAGACCTTGGCAGGCTGCGTGGACTCGACAGCTCTTCCACGGCCCCCTCCGCCCCTGGCGAGCGAG GCTGCCACCATGGCCCCGCACCCCCCGGCCGCCGACACCACTGCCGATCCAAAGCCAAGCGCTCACGCCACCACCAGACCCCCCGGGCCGAAGCCCCCTGCTATGTCTCCCACCCATCACCCGTGCCACCCTCTGCCGCCTGGCCCCCCCCACCAGCCACTACCCCCTTCCCAGCCGTGGTCCAACCCTACCCCTTCCCAGTATTCTCTCCTCGAGGAAGCCCCCAgcctcttccccctgcccccacttctGTGCCCCCTGCCACTTTCCCTGCCCCCCTGGTGACCCCAATGGTAGCCTTGGTCCTCCCTAACTATCTGTTCCCTGCCCCATCCAGCTATCCCTACGGGGCACCCCAGACCCCGACTGAGGGGCCTCTCACCCCTGCTTcccactccccttccccatccctgccACCTCTGCCCCCAAGCCCTCCCCACCGTCCAGACTCCCCACTGTTCAACTCAAGATGCAGCTCTCCGCTCCAGCTCAATCTGCTGCAGCTCGAGGAGCCCCCCCGTGCTGAGGGGGGCACTGTTGCAGGGGGCCCTGGGAGCAGTGCTGGGCCCCCACCTCCCAATGAGGAGGCTGCTGAGCCAGAGGCCAGACTG GTGGAGGTAACCGAGTCCTCCAATCAGGACGCACTTTCCGGCTCCAGTGACCTGCTGGAACTGCTGCTGCAAGAGGACTCTCGCTCTGGCACAGGCTCTGCAGCCTCAGGCTCTCTGGGCTCTGGCTTGGGCTCTGGGTCTGGTTCAGGCTCCCACGAGGGGGGTAGCACCTCAGCCAGCATCACTC GCAGCAGTCAGAGCAGCCACACAAGCAAGTACTTCGGCAGCGTCGACTCTTCTGAGGGTGAGGCTGGGGCTGCTCAGGCCAGGGCTGAGCCCGGGGACCAGGTCATTAAGTACGTGCTCCAGGATCCCATCTGGCTGCTCATGGCCAACGCTGACCAGCATGTCATGATGACTTACCAGGTGCCCTCCAG GGATGTGACCTCTGTGCTAAAGCAGGACCGGGAGCGGCTCCGGGCCATGCAGAAACAGCAGCCTCGGTTCTCAGAGGACCAGCGTCGGGAACTGGGTGCTGTGCACTCCTGGGTCCGGAAGGGCCAGCTGCCTCGGGCCCTTGATGTCATG GCCTGTGTGGACTGTGGTAGCAGTGTCCAAGACCCTGGCCACCCTGATGACCCACTCTTCTCAGAGCTGGATGGACTGGGGCTGGAGCCCATGGAGGAGGGTGGAGGCGAGGGGGGCggcggcggtggtggtggtggtggtggtggtggtgatggtggtgagggTGAGGGCCTCAAGGAGGCCCAAGCCCAAGCTGGGGCCAAGGTCTCAAGCTCTCAGGACTTGGccatggaggaggaggaacaagGTGGGAGCTCGTCTAGTCCAGCCTTACCTACCACAGAAAATGGCACCAGCTAG
- the PER1 gene encoding period circadian protein homolog 1 isoform X2 produces MSSPLEGADGGGDPRPGESFCPGGVPSPGPPQHWPCPGPSPADDTDANSNGSSGNESNGHESRGASQRSSHSSSSGNGKDSALLETTESSKSTNSQSPSPPSSSIAYSLLSASSEQDNPSTSGCSSEQSARARTQKELMTALRELKLRLPPERRGKGRSGTLATLQYALACVKQVQANQEYYQQWSLEEGEPCAMDMSTYTLEELEHITSEYTLRNQDTFSVAVSFLTGRIVYISEQAGVLLRCKRDVFRGARFSELLAPQDVGVFYGSTAPSRLPTWGTGALAGSGLKDFTQEKSVFCRIRGGPDRDPGPRYQPFRLTPYVTKIRVSDGDPAQPCCLLIAERIHSGYEAPRIPPDKRIFTTRHTPSCLFQDVDERAAPLLGYLPQDLLGAPVLLFLHPEDRPLMLAIHKKILQLAGQPFDHSPIRFCARNGEYVTMDTSWAGFVHPWSRKVAFVLGRHKVRTAPLNEDVFTPPAPSPALSLDTDIQELSEQIHRLLLQPVHSPSPTGLCGVGPVTSPGPLHSPGSSSDSNEGDAEGPGPPAPVTFQQICKDVHLVKHQGQQLFIESRARPPSRPRLPATGMFKTKALPCQSPDPEPEISPAPIQAPLALVPEEAERKETSSCSYQQINCLDSILRYLESCNIPSTTKRKCASSSSYTASSASDDDKQRTGPVPVGTKKDPSSEVLSGEGATPQKEPVVGGTLSPLALANKAESVVSVTSQCSFSSTIVHVGDKKPPESDIIMMEDLPGLAPGPAPSPAPSPTVAPDPAPDAYRPVGLTKAVLSLHTQKEEQAFLSRFRDLGRLRGLDSSSTAPSAPGERGCHHGPAPPGRRHHCRSKAKRSRHHQTPRAEAPCYVSHPSPVPPSAAWPPPPATTPFPAVVQPYPFPVFSPRGSPQPLPPAPTSVPPATFPAPLVTPMVALVLPNYLFPAPSSYPYGAPQTPTEGPLTPASHSPSPSLPPLPPSPPHRPDSPLFNSRCSSPLQLNLLQLEEPPRAEGGTVAGGPGSSAGPPPPNEEAAEPEARLVARTSQ; encoded by the exons ATGAGCAGTCCCCTAGAAGGGGCTGATGGGGGAGGGGACCCCAGGCCCGGGGAATCCTTTTGTCCAGGAGGGGTCCCATCCCCAGGGCCCCCACAGCACTGGCCTTGCCCGGGCCCCAGCCCGGCGGATGACACTGATGCCAACAGCAATGGCTCAAGCGGCAACGAGTCCAACGGGCACGAGTCCAGGGGTGCATCTCAGCGAAGCTCACATAGTTCCTCCTCTGGCAATGGCAAGGACTCAGCCCTTCTGGAGACCACCGAGAGCAGCAAGAG CACAAACTCTCAGAGCCCATCCCCACCCAGCAGTTCCATTGCCTACAGCCTCCTAAGTGCCAGCTCGGAGCAGGACAACCCATCCACCAGTGGCTGCAG CAGTGAGCAGTCAGCCCGGGCAAGGACCCAGAAGGAACTCATGACAGCACTTCGGGAGCTCAAGCTTCGACTGCCGCCAGAGCGCCGGGGCAAGGGCCGCTCTGGGACCCTGGCCACGCTACAGTATGCACTGGCCTGTGTCAAGCAGGTGCAAG ccAACCAGGAATACTACCAGCAGTGGAGCCTGGAGGAGGGTGAGCCTTGTGCCATGGACATGTCCACCTACACGCTGGAGGAGCTGGAGCACATAACATCTGAGTACACGCTTCGCAACCAG GATACCTTCTCGGTGGCTGTCTCCTTCCTGACAGGCCGAATTGTCTACATTTCGGAGCAAGCAGGTGTCCTACTGCGTTGCAAGCGGGATGTGTTCCGGGGTGCCCGCTTCTCAGAGCTCCTGGCTCCCCAGGATGTGGGTGTCTTTTATGGTTCCACGGCCCCATCTCGCCTGCCCACCTGGGGCACTGGGGCCTTGGCAG GTTCAGGCCTCAAGGACTTCACCCAGGAGAAGTCTGTCTTCTGCCGTATCAG AGGAGGTCCTGACCGCGATCCAGGGCCTCGGTACCAGCCATTCCGCCTAACCCCATATGTGACCAAGATCCGCGTCTCAGATGGGGACCCCGCTCAGCCATGCTGCCTGCTCATCGCAGAGCGCATCCACTCCGGTTACGAAG CTCCCCGGATCCCCCCCGACAAGAGGATCTTCACTACACGGCACACACCTAGCTGCCTCTTCCAGGATGTGGACGAAAG GGCTGCCCCGCTCCTGGGCTATCTGCCCCAGGACCTCCTGGGGGCCCCAGTGCTCCTGTTCCTCCATCCCGAGGACCGACCCCTCATGTTGGCCATCCACAAGAAGA TCCTGCAGCTGGCAGGCCAGCCCTTTGACCACTCCCCTATCCGCTTCTGCGCCCGTAACGGGGAGTATGTGACTATGGACACCAGCTGGGCTGGCTTTGTACACCCCTGGAGCCGCAAGGTGGCCTTCGTGTTGGGTCGACACAAAGTACGCAC GGCACCCCTGAATGAGGATGTGTTcacgcccccagcccccagcccagctctgtccctggaCACTGATATCCAGGAGCTGTCAGAGCAGATCCACCGGCTGCTGTTGCAG CCTGTGCATAGCCCCAGCCCCACAGGGCTCTGTGGAGTTGGCCCTGTGACGTCCCCAGGTCCTCTGCACAGCCCTGGCTCCTCCAGTGATAGCAATGAGGGCGATGCTGAGGGACCTGGGCCTCCCGCCCCG GTGACTTTCCAGCAGATCTGTAAGGATGTGCATCTGGTCAAGCACCAGGGGCAGCAGCTTTTTATTGAGTCTCGGGCCCGGCCCCCatcccggccccgcctccccg CAACAGGCATGTTCAAGACCAAGGCTCTTCCCTGCCAGTCCCCAGACCCAGAACCGGAGATTTCTCCTGCTCCAATCCAGGCCCCACTAGCCTTAGTCCCTGAGGAGGCCGAGAGGAAAGAAACCTCTAGCTGCTCCTACCAGCAGATCAACTGCCTGGACAGCATCCTCAG GTACCTGGAGAGCTGCAACATCCCCAGCACGACCAAACGTAAatgtgcctcctcctcctcctacacGGCGTCCTCTGCCTCTGACGATGACAAGCAGAGGACAGGTCCAGTCCCTGTGGGGACCAAGAAAG ATCCTTCGTCGGAAGTGCTGTCTGGGGAGGGGGCCACTCCTCAGAAGGAGCCGGTGGTGGGAGGCACCCTGAGCCCGCTCGCCCTGGCCAATAAGGCGGAGAGCGTGGTGTCCGTCACCAGTCAGTGTAGCTTCAGCTCCACCATCGTCCATGTGGGAGACAAGAAGCCCCCGGAGTCGG ACATCATCATGATGGAGGACCTGCCTGGCCTAGCCCCAGGCCCGGCCCCTagcccggcccccagccccacagTAGCCCCTGACCCAGCCCCAGATGCCTACCGTCCAGTGGGCCTGACCAAGGCCGTGCTGTCCCTGCACACACAGAAGGAAGAGCAAGCCTTCCTCAGCCGCTTCCGAGACCTTGGCAGGCTGCGTGGACTCGACAGCTCTTCCACGGCCCCCTCCGCCCCTGGCGAGCGAG GCTGCCACCATGGCCCCGCACCCCCCGGCCGCCGACACCACTGCCGATCCAAAGCCAAGCGCTCACGCCACCACCAGACCCCCCGGGCCGAAGCCCCCTGCTATGTCTCCCACCCATCACCCGTGCCACCCTCTGCCGCCTGGCCCCCCCCACCAGCCACTACCCCCTTCCCAGCCGTGGTCCAACCCTACCCCTTCCCAGTATTCTCTCCTCGAGGAAGCCCCCAgcctcttccccctgcccccacttctGTGCCCCCTGCCACTTTCCCTGCCCCCCTGGTGACCCCAATGGTAGCCTTGGTCCTCCCTAACTATCTGTTCCCTGCCCCATCCAGCTATCCCTACGGGGCACCCCAGACCCCGACTGAGGGGCCTCTCACCCCTGCTTcccactccccttccccatccctgccACCTCTGCCCCCAAGCCCTCCCCACCGTCCAGACTCCCCACTGTTCAACTCAAGATGCAGCTCTCCGCTCCAGCTCAATCTGCTGCAGCTCGAGGAGCCCCCCCGTGCTGAGGGGGGCACTGTTGCAGGGGGCCCTGGGAGCAGTGCTGGGCCCCCACCTCCCAATGAGGAGGCTGCTGAGCCAGAGGCCAGACTG GTGGCAAGGACATCCCAGTAA